GCAACATCGTCGACAGCCAGCAGTACACCGATCCCGACACCGGCACCTTCTGCCTGCGCGCCGAGTTCGATTCCCCGGAGGTCAGTGCCGAGGCCGTACGCCGCACGCTCGTGGACGCCCTGGCCGACTTCGACCCGATCATCGGCCTGCGTGACGCGGACCATCGCCGTCGCGTGCTCGTGATGGTGTCCAAGTTCGACCACTGCCTCGTCGACCTGCTCTACCGCCACCGCACCGGAGAGCTGCCCGTCGACATCCCGGTGATCGTCTCCAACCACCCCGACCTCGCGCCGATCGCCGCACAGGCCGGCATCGCCTTCGTCCACCTGCCGGTCACCAGGGACACCAAGGCGCAGGCAGAAGCCGATCTCCTCGCCCTCGTGGAGCAGCACCAGATCGACTTCGTGGTGCTGGCCCGCTACATGCAGGTGCTCTCCGACGACCTGTGCGGCAAGCTCTCCGGGCGGGTCATCAACATCCACCACTCGTTCCTGCCCGGCTTCAAGGGCGCCAAGCCGTACCACCAGGCCCACGCCCGCGGGGTGAAGCTGATCGGGGCGACCGGGCACTACGTCACCGCCGATCTCGACGAGGGACCCATCATCGAGCAGGACGTGCACCGCGTGAGCCACGCCTACACCGCCGACCAGCTGGTCGCACTGGGCCGCGACGTCGAGCGCACCGTGCTGTCGCGGGCCGTGCGTCGGCACGCCGAGGACCGTGTGCTGCTGGTCGGCGCGCGCACGGTGGTCTTCGCGTGAGCGCGCGCATCCTCGACGGGGCCGCGACTGCTGCCGCGATCAAGGCCGAGCTCGCCGCCCGCGTGGAGAAGCTCCGCGAGCACGGCGTCGTCCCCGGGCTCGGCACCATCCTGGTGGGCGAGGACCCCGGCTCGACCTGGTACGTCGCCGGCAAGCACCGCGACTGTGCCGAGGTCGGCATCGACTCGATCAGGATCGACCTACCCGCCGACGTCTCCCAGGCGACGGTCGAGGAGGCGGTCCTGCGGCTCAACGCCGATCCGTCGTGCACCGGCTACATCGTGCAGCTGCCGCTTCCGGCGCACATCGACGAGAACGCCGTCCTCGGGCTCATCGACCCCGAGAAGGACGCCGACGGCCTGCACCCCACGAACCTCGGCTGGCTCGTGCTCGGTCGACGAGCTCCCTTGCCGTGCACCCCGAACGGGATCATCGAGCTCCTGCGCCGCCACGGCCTGGACCTCGACGGCGCCGAGGTGGTGGTCGTGGGTCGCGGCGTGACCGTCGGACGACCGCTCGGGCTGCTCCTGACGCGGCGTACGGAGAACGCGACGGTGACCCTGTGCCACACCGGGACCCGCGACCTCGCCGCGCACACCCGGGCTGCCGACGTCGTGGTGGCGGCAGCGGGGGTGGCCGGCATCATCACCGCCGACATGGTCAAGGCCGGCGCCATCGTCCTCGACGTCGGTGTCTCACGCACCGCCGACGGCAAGATCGCGGGCGACGTCGCCCTCGACGTCCACGACGTCGCCGGCTGGGTGTCCCCGAACCCGGGCGGAGTCGGACCGATGACGCGGGCCATGCTCCTGAGCAACGTCGTGGAGGCCGCGGAGGTCCGGTCCTCGGGCACGCTGGAGCGGTGATCTCGCCCAGGGCGAAGGCGTCCCACGCCGCTGACCGGGCCGGGCCGTCACCAACCGCGTGCACCGCTCCGCCCAGCGGGTCGTAGCGAGCGGCACTGCGTTCGTGGCAACGTGTGCGCACCGGTGGAAAGGAGCGCCATGACGTACGGCGTGCAGCAGATCGACGCGCCGCTGACCGCGCACGCGGTGTTCCTGGTGCTCTCGCTCGAGCCCGGTGAGGCGGCCGCGGCCACGGTGCGGGCCGCGTTGGCCGACCTGTCCGGCGTCGTCGAGACGGTCGGCTTCCGGGACCCGGCGGCGATGCTCAGCTGCACGGTGGGCATCGGGAGCGGAGTCTGGACCGCGGTGACCGGGACGCCGCCGCCCGCCCAGCTGCACGCGTTCCGGCCGGTCGTGGGTGCGACGTACACGGCGGCAGCGACGCCCGGGGACCTGCTGGTCCACCTGCGCAGCGACCGGGCCGATCTGTGCTTCGAGACGCAGCGGCTGCTCATGGACAGGCTGCGCGGCGCGGTCCGGGTCGAGGACGAGACGACCGGATTCCGCTACTTCGACCAGCGGGAC
This genomic interval from Nocardioides kongjuensis contains the following:
- the purU gene encoding formyltetrahydrofolate deformylase codes for the protein MNRYVLTLRCPDQPGIIRAFADGVVDVKGNIVDSQQYTDPDTGTFCLRAEFDSPEVSAEAVRRTLVDALADFDPIIGLRDADHRRRVLVMVSKFDHCLVDLLYRHRTGELPVDIPVIVSNHPDLAPIAAQAGIAFVHLPVTRDTKAQAEADLLALVEQHQIDFVVLARYMQVLSDDLCGKLSGRVINIHHSFLPGFKGAKPYHQAHARGVKLIGATGHYVTADLDEGPIIEQDVHRVSHAYTADQLVALGRDVERTVLSRAVRRHAEDRVLLVGARTVVFA
- a CDS encoding bifunctional methylenetetrahydrofolate dehydrogenase/methenyltetrahydrofolate cyclohydrolase; the encoded protein is MSARILDGAATAAAIKAELAARVEKLREHGVVPGLGTILVGEDPGSTWYVAGKHRDCAEVGIDSIRIDLPADVSQATVEEAVLRLNADPSCTGYIVQLPLPAHIDENAVLGLIDPEKDADGLHPTNLGWLVLGRRAPLPCTPNGIIELLRRHGLDLDGAEVVVVGRGVTVGRPLGLLLTRRTENATVTLCHTGTRDLAAHTRAADVVVAAAGVAGIITADMVKAGAIVLDVGVSRTADGKIAGDVALDVHDVAGWVSPNPGGVGPMTRAMLLSNVVEAAEVRSSGTLER